The following proteins come from a genomic window of Chryseobacterium glaciei:
- a CDS encoding META domain-containing protein translates to MKFLYNHLASLFLVMFLASCMSKPMPPTPPTTSNDITGKTWKLTEINGKPIALKNPKSNPYFSLNMKEMRYEGNGGCNGVGGTFEIKQEMMRIKFNQGMSTMMACDDLETEQLFTKALLAADNYSVNGNTLSLNKARMAPLAKFVLQK, encoded by the coding sequence ATGAAATTTTTATATAATCATTTAGCGAGTCTGTTTTTGGTAATGTTTTTGGCATCGTGTATGAGCAAACCTATGCCTCCTACTCCCCCAACAACATCAAATGATATTACAGGAAAAACCTGGAAACTCACAGAAATCAACGGTAAACCTATCGCTCTTAAAAATCCTAAAAGCAATCCTTATTTTTCATTAAATATGAAAGAAATGAGATACGAAGGAAATGGCGGATGCAACGGTGTTGGCGGAACTTTTGAAATCAAACAAGAAATGATGCGCATCAAATTCAACCAAGGAATGTCTACGATGATGGCCTGCGACGATCTGGAAACCGAACAATTATTCACAAAAGCTTTATTGGCTGCCGATAATTATTCTGTAAACGGTAATACATTGAGTCTTAATAAAGCGAGAATGGCTCCTTTGGCAAAGTTTGTATTGCAGAAATAA
- a CDS encoding efflux RND transporter permease subunit, which yields MFKKFIRRPVLSIVISLIIVFMGVLSLVKLPVTQFPSISPPKVNITAEYPGANNELLIKSVVIPLERGLNGVPGMKYMTSDAGNDGEASIQIVFDLGTDPNVAAVNVQNRVSSVVNKLPPLVVREGVKITREEPNMLMYINLYSDDPKADQKFLFNYADINVMSELRRVGGVGFADILGTREYAMRVWLKPDRLTAYNISSDEVMEALNQQSLEASPGKTGESSGKRSQSFEYILKYPGRFNNEKDYGNIILKAKPGGEFVRLKDVADIEFGSSMYDIYSTLNGKPSAAITVKQSYGSNASDVIKNVKSLMADLQKNNFPKGMHYDISYDVSRFLDASIEKVIHTLFEAFILVAIVVFLFLGDWRSTLIPAIAVPVSLIGTFAVMSAFGITLNMISLFALVMAIGVVVDDAIVVIEAVHAKMEEKGLSPLKATEEAMHEISGAIIAITLVMASVFIPIAFMSGPVGVFYRQFSITMASAIILSGVVALTLTPALCALILKNNHGKAKKRTPITIFLDKFNNLFTKGAGRYEKMLNKTVTKKMVTLPLLLAFCLCTFFLSNSLPSGFIPSEDQGMIYAIIQTPPGSTLERTNQIAKELLKESEDIDGVQSVSSLAGYEILTEGTGSNSGTCLINLKSWEDRKESAAEIIEKLEQKAKNIPGANIEFFQPPSIPGYGAAGGFELRLLDKAGSGDYQKMEKVSNDFVKELKKRPELGSAFTFYSASFPQYMLKIDNDLAEQKGVTIENAMDNLSNLIGSNYETSFIRFDRPYKVIVQAGPQYRALPSDLLKLYVKNDKDQMVPYSDFMHLEKVYGLSEITRHNMYNSSEVSGTPAPGYSSGQAIAAIQEVADKTLPRGFGIDWAGISKDEVSRGNEAIYIFLVCLGFVYLILAAQYESFILPLPVILSLPTGIFGAFLCLKLLGLENNIYAQVAMVMLIGLLGKNAVLIVEFAVQKKAEEGIPVAQAAIEGAAIRFRPILMTSFAFIAGLIPLVMATGPGATGNRTIGTAAAGGMLIGTIFGLMIIPGLYYIFGTIAEKSKLAKYEEENPLTEQTEPYKHDGKHEDL from the coding sequence ATGTTTAAGAAATTCATTCGCAGACCTGTTCTGTCTATCGTAATCTCATTGATTATCGTATTTATGGGAGTCCTGTCGCTGGTAAAACTTCCGGTGACGCAGTTTCCTTCAATTTCTCCGCCTAAAGTAAATATTACTGCAGAATATCCGGGAGCAAACAACGAATTGTTGATCAAATCCGTGGTTATCCCATTGGAAAGAGGTCTAAACGGTGTTCCCGGAATGAAGTATATGACTTCCGATGCCGGAAATGACGGTGAAGCTTCTATCCAGATCGTATTTGATTTGGGTACAGATCCAAACGTTGCGGCAGTAAATGTTCAAAACCGTGTTTCTTCGGTGGTAAATAAACTTCCGCCGTTGGTAGTGCGTGAAGGGGTGAAAATTACCCGTGAAGAGCCTAACATGTTGATGTACATTAACTTGTATAGTGATGATCCTAAAGCTGACCAGAAATTCCTTTTCAACTATGCCGATATTAACGTAATGTCTGAATTGAGAAGGGTTGGTGGAGTAGGTTTCGCTGACATCTTAGGAACAAGAGAATACGCAATGCGTGTTTGGCTTAAACCTGATAGATTAACAGCTTACAATATTTCATCCGATGAGGTAATGGAGGCGCTGAATCAGCAGAGTTTGGAAGCATCTCCTGGTAAAACAGGAGAAAGTTCAGGAAAACGCTCGCAGTCATTTGAATATATTTTAAAATATCCGGGTCGTTTTAATAATGAAAAAGACTACGGAAATATTATCCTTAAAGCAAAACCGGGAGGTGAATTTGTAAGATTGAAAGATGTTGCGGATATAGAATTTGGTTCTTCAATGTATGATATCTATTCTACATTAAATGGAAAACCTTCTGCAGCGATCACGGTTAAGCAATCATATGGTTCTAATGCAAGTGACGTTATCAAAAATGTAAAATCTTTGATGGCTGATCTTCAGAAAAATAACTTCCCGAAAGGAATGCATTACGATATCAGTTATGACGTTTCCAGATTCTTGGATGCATCGATTGAAAAGGTAATTCATACGTTATTTGAAGCATTTATCTTGGTGGCGATTGTGGTATTTCTATTCTTAGGAGACTGGCGTTCTACTTTGATTCCGGCGATTGCGGTTCCAGTTTCATTGATCGGTACGTTTGCCGTAATGTCCGCCTTTGGAATTACGCTGAATATGATCTCACTTTTTGCCCTCGTAATGGCAATTGGGGTCGTCGTCGATGATGCAATCGTGGTTATTGAAGCCGTCCACGCCAAGATGGAAGAGAAAGGTCTCTCGCCATTAAAAGCAACGGAAGAAGCAATGCATGAGATCAGTGGGGCAATTATTGCGATTACTTTGGTAATGGCATCTGTGTTTATTCCAATTGCGTTTATGTCTGGTCCGGTTGGGGTATTTTACCGTCAGTTCTCCATTACAATGGCTTCTGCGATTATCCTTTCTGGGGTGGTAGCATTAACGTTGACACCGGCTTTATGTGCTTTAATTCTAAAAAATAACCACGGAAAAGCTAAAAAGAGAACTCCAATTACTATTTTCTTAGATAAATTCAACAATTTATTTACGAAAGGAGCAGGGAGATATGAGAAAATGCTGAACAAAACAGTGACGAAAAAAATGGTAACACTTCCGTTATTATTGGCGTTCTGTTTGTGTACATTCTTTTTAAGTAATTCACTTCCATCAGGGTTTATTCCGAGTGAGGATCAGGGGATGATCTATGCAATTATTCAGACACCTCCGGGTTCTACATTGGAAAGAACAAACCAGATTGCCAAAGAATTATTGAAAGAATCTGAAGATATTGACGGTGTACAGTCTGTTTCATCATTGGCAGGTTACGAAATCTTGACGGAAGGTACAGGTTCAAACTCAGGTACTTGTTTGATCAACCTTAAAAGTTGGGAAGACCGTAAAGAATCCGCCGCCGAGATTATAGAAAAGCTTGAACAAAAAGCTAAAAATATTCCGGGAGCCAATATTGAATTCTTCCAACCGCCATCTATTCCGGGTTATGGAGCTGCAGGTGGTTTTGAGCTTCGTCTTTTAGATAAAGCAGGAAGTGGGGATTATCAGAAAATGGAAAAAGTAAGTAATGACTTTGTTAAAGAACTGAAAAAACGTCCTGAACTGGGTTCTGCTTTCACATTCTATTCCGCGAGTTTCCCTCAGTATATGTTGAAAATCGATAATGATTTGGCTGAACAAAAAGGTGTTACGATTGAAAATGCGATGGATAACCTTTCTAATTTGATAGGTTCCAACTATGAAACCAGTTTCATCCGTTTCGACAGACCTTATAAAGTAATCGTTCAGGCAGGACCTCAATATCGAGCGTTACCGAGCGATTTATTAAAGCTATATGTTAAAAATGATAAAGACCAGATGGTTCCATATTCAGATTTCATGCATTTGGAAAAAGTTTATGGTTTATCTGAAATCACGAGACATAATATGTACAACTCTTCTGAGGTAAGTGGTACTCCTGCGCCGGGTTACAGTTCCGGACAGGCAATTGCTGCCATTCAGGAAGTTGCTGATAAAACTCTTCCGAGAGGTTTTGGTATCGACTGGGCAGGTATCTCGAAAGATGAGGTAAGCCGTGGAAACGAAGCAATTTATATATTCTTGGTGTGTTTAGGATTTGTTTATTTGATTCTTGCGGCTCAGTATGAAAGTTTTATTCTTCCATTACCAGTAATTCTTTCGTTGCCGACAGGTATTTTCGGGGCATTCTTATGCTTGAAATTATTAGGATTAGAAAACAACATTTATGCTCAGGTGGCCATGGTCATGTTGATCGGACTTTTAGGTAAAAATGCCGTATTGATCGTGGAATTCGCCGTCCAGAAGAAGGCGGAAGAAGGAATTCCGGTGGCGCAGGCTGCTATTGAAGGAGCTGCGATCCGTTTCCGTCCGATTTTGATGACATCATTTGCATTTATTGCAGGTTTGATTCCGTTGGTAATGGCAACAGGACCAGGTGCAACAGGTAACCGAACAATCGGTACAGCAGCAGCAGGAGGTATGTTGATCGGAACTATTTTCGGATTAATGATTATCCCTGGATTGTATTACATCTTTGGAACAATTGCCGAGAAATCTAAACTGGCAAAATATGAAGAAGAAAATCCTTTAACCGAACAAACTGAACCTTACAAACACGATGGAAAACATGAAGACTTATAA
- a CDS encoding efflux RND transporter periplasmic adaptor subunit → MKRVVSSFALGSLLLFASCNSKKEEKEEVTIYPVTNPVKMDTVISKEYVAQIQSVKNIEVRAQEKGFLEKIFVDEGQFVHQGQTLFRIMPKLYQAELLKAQAEVAQATIELKNASTLANNNIVSKNERLMAKAKLDAANAEAKLAQIHLSFTDIKAPFSGIINRIPLKLGSLIDEGDLLTSLSDNNDIYTYFNVSEPEYLSYQTNVASRGSNLVSLVMANGDVFPQKGEVQTIEGEFDRETGNIAFRAKFPNPNKLLRNGETGKVQMTLPLKNALIIPQKATYEIQDQKYVFVVDKNGVVKSRNIKVAYELPDVYVIGSGLAEGDKILLEGVQKVKDDQKVQVKFQDPKKVLQSLKLKAE, encoded by the coding sequence ATGAAAAGAGTTGTCTCAAGCTTCGCGCTTGGCAGTCTTTTGTTGTTCGCAAGTTGTAACAGCAAAAAAGAAGAAAAAGAAGAAGTTACAATCTATCCGGTTACAAACCCCGTGAAAATGGACACTGTGATCAGCAAAGAATATGTAGCGCAGATCCAGTCTGTAAAGAACATTGAAGTTCGTGCTCAGGAAAAAGGTTTTCTTGAGAAGATCTTTGTAGACGAAGGTCAGTTTGTACATCAAGGTCAGACATTGTTCCGAATTATGCCCAAATTGTATCAGGCGGAATTATTAAAGGCGCAAGCTGAGGTAGCACAGGCTACCATCGAATTGAAAAACGCAAGTACATTAGCCAACAACAACATTGTTTCTAAAAATGAAAGATTGATGGCAAAAGCTAAGTTGGATGCGGCTAATGCAGAAGCGAAACTGGCTCAGATCCACTTGTCATTCACGGACATCAAAGCTCCATTCTCAGGAATCATCAATAGAATTCCTTTGAAGTTGGGAAGTTTAATCGATGAAGGTGATTTATTAACATCTCTATCGGATAACAATGATATCTACACGTATTTCAACGTTTCCGAGCCGGAATATCTGTCTTATCAAACGAATGTTGCATCAAGAGGAAGCAATCTGGTTTCTTTGGTGATGGCAAACGGAGATGTTTTTCCTCAGAAAGGAGAAGTTCAGACCATCGAAGGAGAATTTGACCGCGAAACAGGAAATATTGCATTCAGAGCTAAGTTCCCGAATCCTAATAAATTATTAAGAAACGGCGAAACAGGAAAAGTACAAATGACTTTACCGCTTAAAAATGCTTTAATTATTCCACAAAAAGCTACTTACGAAATTCAGGATCAGAAATATGTTTTTGTAGTGGATAAAAACGGAGTAGTAAAGTCTAGAAATATCAAAGTAGCTTATGAGCTTCCGGATGTTTATGTAATAGGTTCAGGACTTGCTGAGGGAGATAAAATTCTTCTTGAAGGAGTTCAGAAAGTAAAAGATGATCAAAAAGTTCAGGTGAAGTTCCAGGATCCGAAAAAAGTTCTTCAATCATTGAAATTAAAAGCAGAGTAG